Proteins from a genomic interval of Niabella soli DSM 19437:
- the trxB gene encoding thioredoxin-disulfide reductase yields the protein MTEGIAAERVKCLIIGSGPAGYTAAVYASRANLNPVLYQGIQPGGQLTITTEVENYPGYPDGVQGPEMMIDFEKQAKRMGADIRFGIATKVDFSSLPHKVWIDDEKLIEADAVIISTGASAKWLGLSSEERLNGFGVSACAVCDGFFFRGKEVAIVGAGDTAAEEALYLSKLCTTVHMLVRKEAMRASKVMQDRVLSTPNIKVYFNTETEEVLGDKTVTGVRVKNNKTGATQEIAVNGFFVAIGHEPNSAIFKAFLDMDEAGYIKTIPGTSKTNVEGVFAAGDVQDKIYRQAVTAAGSGCMAALDTERYLGEKGIH from the coding sequence ATGACTGAAGGTATTGCAGCAGAAAGAGTAAAGTGTTTAATTATAGGCTCGGGGCCGGCGGGTTATACCGCGGCAGTTTATGCGTCACGTGCCAACCTTAACCCTGTTTTATACCAGGGTATTCAGCCGGGCGGTCAATTGACTATCACAACTGAAGTGGAGAATTATCCGGGGTATCCGGACGGGGTACAGGGCCCTGAAATGATGATCGATTTTGAAAAACAGGCCAAGAGAATGGGCGCCGATATCCGGTTTGGCATTGCCACAAAAGTTGATTTTTCCAGTCTGCCTCATAAGGTATGGATTGATGATGAAAAACTGATCGAAGCGGATGCTGTGATCATTTCCACCGGCGCCTCTGCCAAATGGCTGGGTTTGTCCAGTGAAGAACGCCTGAATGGGTTTGGCGTAAGCGCCTGCGCCGTGTGTGATGGCTTCTTTTTCAGAGGAAAAGAAGTGGCCATTGTAGGGGCGGGAGACACTGCGGCGGAAGAAGCACTGTATCTTTCCAAATTGTGCACTACCGTTCATATGCTGGTGCGAAAGGAAGCCATGCGCGCCAGTAAGGTAATGCAGGATCGGGTGTTGAGCACGCCGAACATCAAAGTGTATTTTAATACCGAAACCGAAGAAGTATTAGGGGATAAAACGGTTACGGGGGTACGGGTAAAAAATAATAAAACCGGTGCAACCCAGGAGATCGCGGTCAATGGATTTTTTGTGGCGATCGGTCATGAGCCCAACTCCGCTATTTTTAAAGCGTTCCTGGATATGGATGAAGCAGGCTATATAAAAACCATCCCGGGTACGTCCAAAACCAATGTTGAAGGCGTTTTCGCAGCAGGCGATGTGCAGGATAAGATCTATCGCCAGGCGGTAACCGCTGCCGGAAGTGGCTGTATGGCGGCCCTGGATACGGAACGTTATTTAGGCGAAAAAGGGATACATTAG
- a CDS encoding type II toxin-antitoxin system RelE/ParE family toxin yields the protein MKPTFEIELLPEAVEFLEVLDEKTREKIYYNIRKAQFVNDNELFKKLNDFIWEFRTLYNSKAYRLFSFWDTTYEKPALIVATHGILKKTQKTPAKEIKRAEEIRKQYLINKIKNK from the coding sequence ATGAAGCCAACCTTTGAAATCGAATTATTACCTGAAGCTGTTGAGTTTTTAGAAGTTCTCGACGAGAAAACCAGAGAGAAAATTTATTATAACATTAGAAAAGCTCAGTTTGTGAATGATAACGAACTTTTTAAAAAACTTAATGACTTTATTTGGGAGTTCAGAACCTTGTACAACAGTAAAGCGTACCGACTTTTTTCTTTTTGGGATACGACCTACGAAAAACCAGCTTTGATTGTAGCGACACATGGGATTTTGAAAAAGACGCAAAAAACGCCGGCTAAAGAAATAAAGCGGGCAGAAGAAATTAGAAAACAATATTTAATCAATAAGATTAAAAATAAATAA
- the folB gene encoding dihydroneopterin aldolase, which translates to MSQLITIRLEQLRFFAYHGLYAGEKKAGNEFEMNLAVSFAAAAGIISHIHDTLNYATIYDMIKTEMQQPRELLETFLTELAELLKSQFPEIKHLRMSLYKLTVPIENFSGRVGVELERTFVG; encoded by the coding sequence ATGTCTCAGTTGATCACCATCCGTTTAGAGCAATTGCGCTTTTTTGCCTATCATGGCCTGTATGCCGGGGAAAAAAAAGCCGGCAATGAATTTGAAATGAACCTGGCTGTTTCTTTTGCGGCAGCAGCAGGTATCATTTCCCATATTCATGATACGCTCAATTATGCGACAATTTACGATATGATAAAAACAGAAATGCAGCAACCGCGGGAGCTGCTGGAAACCTTTTTGACCGAGCTGGCGGAACTATTGAAAAGCCAATTTCCAGAGATCAAACATTTGCGGATGAGCCTGTATAAACTTACGGTGCCAATAGAGAATTTTTCAGGCAGGGTGGGCGTGGAGCTGGAACGAACATTTGTTGGGTAG